A genomic segment from Tachysurus fulvidraco isolate hzauxx_2018 chromosome 21, HZAU_PFXX_2.0, whole genome shotgun sequence encodes:
- the LOC125139863 gene encoding zinc finger matrin-type protein 2-like isoform X2 — protein sequence MQHHQAQNDFRRKWDKDEYEQLAQKRITGEREKKDGKLVPPVKLAPLQPRDYKVDLESKVGRTSFITKTTPQAEMGGHYCNVCDCEVKDSFNFLDHINGRKHQRNLGMSMRVERSTLEQVKKRFEFFKKKLEEKKKNKFEEQMKKLQEEEEKAKAYKREKRNEKKRRREERKRKAEEDLEFEADEEIAAVMGFSKFDSSKKPH from the exons GCACAGAATGATTTTCGGCGCAAGTGGGACAAGGATGAGTATGAACAATTGGCTCAAAAGCGAATCAcaggggaaagagagaaaaaagatg GCAAACTCGTACCCCCGGTCAAACTAGCGCCTCTCCAGCCCAGAGACTACAAGGTGGATTTGGAGTCTAAGGTTGGAAGGACCAGCTTCATCACAAAGACCACACCACAGGCTGAGATGGGAGG GCACTACTGCAATGTTTGCGATTGTGAGGTGAAAGACTCATTCAACTTTCTCGATCATATCAATGGCAGGAAGC ACCAGAGGAACCTGGGAATGTCAATGAGAGTGGAACGCTCCACATTGGAACAGGTTAAAAAACGTTTCGAGTTTTTTAAGAAgaaactggaagaaaaaaaaaagaacaaatttgAAGAGCAAATGAAGAAATTGCAGGAAGAG GAGGAAAAGGCAAAAGCGTACAAAAGGGAGAAGCGaaatgaaaagaagagaagaagagaagagaggaaacgAAAAGCAGAAGAAGACCTTGAGTTTGAAGCAGATGAGGAAATAGCTGCTGTAATGGGATTCTCAAAATTCGATTCCTCCAAGAAGCCTCATTGA